A window from candidate division WOR-3 bacterium encodes these proteins:
- a CDS encoding RtcB family protein, protein MSWQGKLEKIDNYRYKIPRSYKSGMKTDGLIYASERMLPQIVSDQAPEQVANVATLPGIVGCAMAMPDIHWGYGFPIGGVAAFEIDTGIISPGGVGYDINCGVRLLRTDLTDKEIKGKIKELVHALFNNVPSGVGSTGKIRIDEREVKDVLIHGAQWALKKGYGWEEDIDHIEARGALAGANPDMVSKRALQRGRPQLGTLGAGNHFLEIQVVQDIYDREAAKTMGIDDVGQITVMIHTGSRGLGYQVCDDNVKILGRTTHEYGIQIPDRQLACAPITSPEGKSYFAQMACAANYAWANRQCIMHWVRESFEKVLGKSSEALSMHLIYDVAHNIAKFEKHVVGGQTKELCIHRKGATRAFPAGHEEVPDAYKGIGQPVLIPGDMGTNSYLLLGTDLAMKETFGSTCHGAGRVMSRTKALDRTRGRSISKELAEKGIYVLSASSEVLREEVPEAYKDIDMVVDAVHQAGISRKVARMRPLGVVKG, encoded by the coding sequence GCAGATAGTCTCTGACCAGGCTCCAGAACAAGTGGCAAATGTTGCCACTCTACCGGGTATTGTCGGATGCGCGATGGCCATGCCGGACATCCACTGGGGTTATGGATTCCCGATCGGCGGTGTCGCGGCTTTTGAAATCGACACGGGTATTATTTCACCCGGTGGCGTAGGTTATGATATCAATTGCGGCGTACGCCTGCTGCGTACTGACCTCACCGACAAAGAAATAAAGGGCAAGATCAAGGAACTGGTTCACGCTTTATTTAACAACGTTCCTTCCGGCGTTGGCTCAACCGGCAAGATCCGAATCGACGAACGCGAAGTCAAGGACGTGCTGATTCACGGTGCGCAATGGGCATTGAAAAAGGGTTATGGATGGGAAGAGGACATCGACCATATCGAGGCGCGCGGTGCGCTAGCGGGCGCAAATCCGGACATGGTGTCTAAACGAGCGCTCCAGCGGGGAAGGCCCCAGCTCGGCACGCTTGGCGCTGGAAATCATTTTCTCGAAATACAGGTCGTGCAGGATATCTATGACCGGGAAGCCGCAAAAACCATGGGCATCGATGATGTCGGTCAAATAACCGTTATGATACACACCGGTTCGCGCGGTCTTGGCTATCAGGTATGTGATGACAACGTCAAAATACTCGGCCGAACCACTCATGAGTATGGAATACAGATCCCTGACCGGCAGCTGGCATGCGCTCCGATAACATCACCTGAAGGAAAATCCTATTTTGCACAGATGGCGTGTGCGGCGAATTACGCGTGGGCAAATCGCCAATGCATAATGCACTGGGTCAGAGAATCATTTGAAAAAGTGCTCGGTAAATCATCAGAAGCGCTGAGCATGCATCTGATCTATGACGTGGCCCACAATATCGCCAAGTTCGAAAAACACGTAGTCGGTGGCCAAACAAAGGAATTATGCATACACCGGAAAGGTGCAACACGGGCATTCCCGGCAGGGCATGAAGAAGTGCCTGACGCATACAAGGGCATTGGCCAGCCCGTGCTCATACCTGGCGACATGGGCACAAATTCATATCTCCTGCTCGGAACAGACCTGGCAATGAAAGAAACCTTTGGTTCGACCTGCCACGGTGCGGGCCGGGTGATGTCCCGGACCAAAGCACTGGACAGAACACGCGGCCGGAGCATCAGCAAAGAGCTCGCGGAAAAAGGCATTTATGTTCTGTCCGCAAGCAGCGAGGTGCTGAGAGAGGAAGTACCCGAAGCGTATAAGGATATAGATATGGTCGTTGATGCCGTGCATCAGGCAGGCATATCGCGCAAAGTCGCTCGCATGAGACCGTTGGGCGTGGTCAAGGGATAA